From Porphyromonadaceae bacterium W3.11, one genomic window encodes:
- a CDS encoding PL29 family lyase N-terminal domain-containing protein has product MKRNYFVLLLILLSVSLFTACTNLDDIYSRLDDHDKRLKTLEALSNNVNKEVQNLKTLIESSSIKSYKALPDGSGYELVMGGGKTITLKNGTKPTVGVKKDEDGKLYWTIDDDWLRDADNQKVRAEGEDGAETATPQFRVDADGYWEVSMDGGKLWQSIMGADGKPVKAVGQDGTADLDITEKDGVVIIQYNGQTFKLPINAAEAPDTPNHPRLPLENVAEFNVNTEGNGFTTSHEYDKCGFFSFEEAVEKFKTVEIDGKTYHMPSKEEWLAVVPVEECIYFDWDKGGEIDYDLPETVMVNGKTIESTNDYKTTKHNKTYALRYKGTDLMSAWLYEYTEYDSLRVLKITACYVGDQPDIKLADITKTAFWEGAKGKVVRVLPAAGKIHKEWGSSFSGSSGEYLSSTANGSDQVYCMVFDYARAYVNGDNYTDQLSRPVRLFESAN; this is encoded by the coding sequence ATGAAAAGAAATTATTTTGTCTTATTATTAATTCTATTGTCTGTATCGCTTTTTACAGCGTGTACAAACTTAGACGATATTTACAGTCGCCTCGATGACCACGATAAGCGACTCAAAACATTGGAGGCACTCTCGAACAATGTAAATAAGGAAGTGCAAAATCTAAAGACCTTGATAGAGTCATCCAGCATCAAATCCTACAAAGCACTACCTGATGGAAGCGGATATGAGCTGGTGATGGGCGGTGGAAAAACTATTACCCTTAAGAATGGCACAAAACCCACAGTAGGGGTAAAAAAGGATGAGGATGGTAAGCTATACTGGACCATTGATGACGACTGGCTTCGGGATGCTGATAATCAGAAGGTAAGAGCCGAAGGAGAGGATGGAGCGGAGACTGCTACACCTCAGTTTAGAGTGGATGCTGATGGCTACTGGGAGGTGAGCATGGATGGTGGCAAGCTATGGCAATCCATCATGGGCGCTGATGGCAAGCCTGTGAAAGCAGTCGGGCAAGATGGTACTGCAGACTTAGACATCACCGAAAAGGATGGTGTGGTTATCATCCAGTACAATGGGCAAACCTTCAAGCTCCCTATCAATGCTGCAGAGGCTCCTGACACACCTAATCATCCAAGATTACCTTTGGAGAACGTAGCAGAATTCAACGTCAACACTGAGGGAAATGGATTTACTACCTCTCACGAGTATGACAAGTGTGGTTTCTTTAGCTTTGAAGAGGCGGTAGAAAAGTTTAAGACAGTAGAAATCGATGGGAAGACCTATCACATGCCATCCAAGGAAGAGTGGCTCGCCGTGGTACCTGTAGAAGAGTGTATCTATTTTGATTGGGATAAAGGTGGGGAGATTGACTATGACCTCCCTGAGACTGTAATGGTAAATGGCAAGACTATTGAGTCTACCAATGATTACAAAACTACAAAACATAATAAAACTTATGCACTCCGCTACAAAGGAACAGACTTGATGTCTGCTTGGCTATATGAATACACCGAATATGATAGTTTAAGGGTGCTTAAAATAACCGCCTGCTACGTTGGTGACCAGCCAGATATCAAGCTTGCTGACATTACAAAAACAGCCTTCTGGGAGGGAGCTAAGGGCAAGGTTGTACGTGTTCTCCCTGCTGCAGGTAAGATACACAAGGAATGGGGTTCCAGTTTTTCGGGGTCAAGTGGAGAGTACCTTTCTTCTACTGCAAATGGATCTGATCAAGTATATTGCATGGTTTTTGACTATGCTAGAGCTTACGTAAATGGTGATAATTACACAGACCAACTCTCAAGGCCTGTAAGACTATTTGAGTCTGCTAATTAA
- a CDS encoding IS256 family transposase: protein MQFKEILSNVMTEPNGVGRLMELIIEIAMQGERELYKEDSGDVSNGYRSRRIFASGNMLELRVPRTRQQGFMPLILGVLKDQEKEMGELAGYLYSCGNTMEDISGVFERLYGKRYSTSQINRLSLSTQEAVEEWRQRRLPRTLEALVIDATYLPVRRGESVSKEAFFVVMSLDSEGRRDIVGVYNNPTEGSGIWGEFFEDLKSRGLEEVGLIISDGLNNIEEVAREHFTEVEVQLCTVHLQREITRKIRPRDKSAIASDLQEVFSKDGSRSSPLDGLESFKNFAFRWRKSYPFLTKIANGQRIEYYFTYLKYDVSVRKYIHSTNWIERFNRQVKKGARYKCALPSVESALHLIGSIAINANYLKKRIGDLTLGLRKNNEK from the coding sequence ATGCAATTTAAGGAAATTCTATCAAACGTGATGACAGAGCCAAATGGAGTTGGCCGTTTAATGGAGTTAATCATCGAAATAGCGATGCAAGGGGAGAGGGAACTGTATAAAGAAGATAGTGGCGATGTGAGCAATGGATACCGCTCCCGTCGCATCTTTGCGAGTGGTAATATGCTAGAATTACGAGTACCCCGAACTCGACAGCAGGGCTTCATGCCCTTGATTTTAGGCGTTCTCAAAGATCAAGAGAAAGAGATGGGAGAACTAGCAGGTTATCTATATAGCTGCGGTAATACGATGGAGGATATCTCTGGAGTATTCGAGCGTTTGTATGGTAAACGTTATAGTACGAGTCAAATCAATCGTCTCTCCTTATCGACCCAAGAAGCAGTAGAAGAGTGGCGTCAAAGACGTCTACCGAGGACTTTAGAGGCACTTGTTATCGATGCTACATATCTTCCTGTACGGAGAGGAGAAAGTGTGAGCAAGGAGGCATTTTTTGTAGTGATGAGTTTAGATAGCGAAGGACGTCGAGACATCGTGGGTGTCTATAATAATCCAACAGAGGGAAGCGGCATCTGGGGCGAGTTTTTTGAGGATCTAAAAAGCCGAGGACTCGAAGAGGTAGGACTAATCATTTCAGACGGGTTGAATAACATTGAAGAGGTTGCACGTGAGCACTTTACAGAAGTGGAAGTCCAGCTCTGCACGGTGCATCTACAGCGAGAAATAACTCGAAAGATACGCCCTCGAGATAAGTCAGCCATCGCAAGTGATCTACAGGAGGTCTTTAGTAAAGACGGCTCAAGAAGCTCACCTTTAGATGGCCTAGAGAGCTTTAAAAACTTTGCGTTCAGATGGCGTAAGAGCTATCCTTTTCTCACAAAAATAGCTAACGGTCAGAGGATAGAGTATTACTTCACATACCTAAAATACGACGTCAGTGTTCGCAAGTACATTCATAGTACTAACTGGATAGAACGCTTCAATAGACAGGTAAAGAAAGGGGCTCGATATAAATGTGCATTACCTAGCGTAGAATCCGCTCTACACTTGATAGGTAGTATTGCAATCAATGCAAACTATCTGAAGAAAAGAATAGGAGATCTAACTCTTGGACTTAGGAAGAACAATGAAAAGTAA